The genomic stretch GGCGCCGACCAGCAAGCGATCCGACAGTCGCCAGTCGGCGCCGGCGACCACATTCGCGGCGGTGGAGCGGGTCGCGCTGGCATTGGCGCGGGCGCCCTCGCGTGACGTGCTGAGGCTCGACGTGATGAACACGCCATGATCCGGATCGAGCGCTGCGCGTAGCGGCGGCGCCTTGGTGGCGGGCGCATAGGCGAGCGCGTCGCGGCCCCAGCCGACGGCGCTCAGCGCATCTCGACCGTTGCCCGAGGCGGCGTCGAGCGAGGCCAGCGTGCGATCCATGGTCGCGCCGCGGGCGTCGAGCAGGCCGGAATCGAACATCGCCAGCGCGGCGGCCGCGCCGCCGGTGTCGTTGCCGGTCAGGCCGAAGCGGCCCTGGATCAGGCGCTGATCGATCAACGCGCTGGTCTGGAAGCTCATATTCATCGTCATCCGGCCGAGCCCCTGATAGGAGGCCGGCGACAGTTGCGCCAGCGCCGCGCCGACATCGGCGGCGCTCGCGACCTGATCGATCAAGGTGAGCGCAGCGCTGCTGGCAGCCACGCTGTTGGAAAGATTGTCGAACTGCCAGGCCGGGCCAGCGCTGCCCGGATGCGCGGCGCTGGCCAAATCCGAGAACGACGGCGCGAAGGCGTTTACCACCTCGAACGAGGTGTAGAGCGTACCGCCGATATTGACGGTCTGACCGGCCGCCAATTGGGCGCGCTTGGCGGCCGACAGGCCGACCTTGTAGTAGTTCAGCGTATCGGTGTCGGCGCCGCCATTGACCAGCCCGACGATGCGCGAGCCCGCCATGATGTTGGCGGTATCGTTGCCGCCTTCCAGATTCACCGCCCGGCCGCTGTTGCCGATGATGACGCCATAATTGGTCAGGACGTCGGCGCCCTCGCCCATCTGGATCGCCGAGCCGTCGCCGCGGATGAACCGCGCCGAACCGGTGCCCGTATACGTTACGCCGTCGAGTTTGCCGACCGAATTGGTGTCGACCAGACCGCTGCCGAGCAGCACGGTCGCGGTCGGATCGGCAATGGCGCCATTGCCGATGATGGTGCCGCGATTGACGATGGTGTCGTTGTCGGCGGCGGTGCCGGTCTTGTTCTCCAGCCGGATCGCAAAGCCGTTCTGGCCGACGATGCTGCCGCCCGCATTGTTGGCGATCGTCGTGGCGGCGACGCCGCTGCGTGATCCGTCGACGTTGGAATCATTGTTGACGACGATACCGTAGGAGGCGCCGCTGATGACGCCCCAATTGGTGACGGTGCCGCCACCGATCGACAGGCCCTCGGCGTTGTTGAGACGGCCGCCGGAATCATAGCCGCCGGCACCGGTGCCCTCGATGATGCCGTAATTGGTGACGGTGGCGGCAAAATCGACATCGACGCCGTCGCCGTCGCCCGTTCCGTTGCCATCATAGGCGCCGGTGATGCGGCCGTAATTGATCACCGTGCCGGTGCCGTCGGAGCCGAAGCCGGAGCCGTTGCGGCCGAGGATCGTCGCGCCGGCTTCATTGCTGACGCTGACGAAGGCGTCGGTGGTGATGCCGTGGCGGAAGCCCGAAATGGTGCCGCCGGTCTTGTTGATCACGGTGCCGGAATGGCTCTGCCAGTCGATGCCGTCATTGCTGTCCCCGACTTTGCCATCGGAATAGATCAGGCCGTAATTGGTGACGGTGGCGGCTTCGCCGGGCCGGATCGCGTCGGCCCCGCTCGCCTTGATGACGCCGGTGGCGCGGTTGACGATCGACACCGTGCCGGCGCTGATGTTGTTGAAATCGATCGCCTGGCCGGTGCCGGTCGACCAGATCGTGCCGGCATTGTCGATGCTGAAACGGCCGGTGGTGGCCGTGGCAATGGCGCGGATCGCATCGTCGACGGACTGGATCACGCCGCCGGAATTGTTGATCACCTGGAGCGATGTGACGGTGGCGGGATCGGCGATGTCGAGGTTGATGGCGCGCTCGGTCGATTCGATCAGCCCGCTGTTGTTGATCGCCGTCGTGCCCGATCCGGGCCGGATCGCGTCATTATCGAGCGCGCGCAGGATTCCACCGGCAGCATTGTTGATCGCGACCGTTCCGGTTGCCGAGGTGTTCTTGGCAAAGTCGACCACCT from Rhodopseudomonas sp. BAL398 encodes the following:
- a CDS encoding autotransporter outer membrane beta-barrel domain-containing protein translates to MLKWRNGASWLVFLCLGTVSIPLTAGAASFTVTTGTSDTAAKTVVGTDTGTIESGGTLNVTGSAISFAGPAAGVVINNAGTIKSGNRGIDTSGSNPPRSLTLNNFAGALISTVDDAFRLNTSIGAGTVTINNSGTIVSSTGQVVDFAKNTSATGTVAINNAAGGILRALDNDAIRPGSGTTAINNSGLIESTERAINLDIADPATVTSLQVINNSGGVIQSVDDAIRAIATATTGRFSIDNAGTIWSTGTGQAIDFNNISAGTVSIVNRATGVIKASGADAIRPGEAATVTNYGLIYSDGKVGDSNDGIDWQSHSGTVINKTGGTISGFRHGITTDAFVSVSNEAGATILGRNGSGFGSDGTGTVINYGRITGAYDGNGTGDGDGVDVDFAATVTNYGIIEGTGAGGYDSGGRLNNAEGLSIGGGTVTNWGVISGASYGIVVNNDSNVDGSRSGVAATTIANNAGGSIVGQNGFAIRLENKTGTAADNDTIVNRGTIIGNGAIADPTATVLLGSGLVDTNSVGKLDGVTYTGTGSARFIRGDGSAIQMGEGADVLTNYGVIIGNSGRAVNLEGGNDTANIMAGSRIVGLVNGGADTDTLNYYKVGLSAAKRAQLAAGQTVNIGGTLYTSFEVVNAFAPSFSDLASAAHPGSAGPAWQFDNLSNSVAASSAALTLIDQVASAADVGAALAQLSPASYQGLGRMTMNMSFQTSALIDQRLIQGRFGLTGNDTGGAAAALAMFDSGLLDARGATMDRTLASLDAASGNGRDALSAVGWGRDALAYAPATKAPPLRAALDPDHGVFITSSLSTSREGARANASATRSTAANVVAGADWRLSDRLLVGAFGGYGLTNGDLDTLGSTTKISTRTVGGYGGYRAPAWYANVIGLYGWDRYDNSRAALGAVDGSRFDGSHYSVRGAVGTDLLVFGGFVVNPELSLQYTSVSTDGFTENGGITALSVGADRSESLRSSVGTRIAHDLQTTNGVLTPELRLAWLHEFRDGVRGIDANFVESTLPGVFTTLTGRGIRDRGVFGAGISGRFGAMTLVSLNYDAIVGGSDTVAHQVSARLKHSF